A single window of Phaenicophaeus curvirostris isolate KB17595 chromosome 7, BPBGC_Pcur_1.0, whole genome shotgun sequence DNA harbors:
- the SP5 gene encoding transcription factor Sp5: protein MAAVAVLRNDSLQAFLQDRTPSASPDPAKRSPLALLAATCSRIGQPGAAPSEFLQVSYDPTLGSPSRIFHPWSGEMPAHSPGALPPPHPSLGLTPQKNHLQPPFGGAHELPLTPPADPSYPYEFSPVKMLPSPVAALPSGCPPPAAYVPYAAQAALPPGYSNLLPPPPPAQPCRQLSPNPPPEDVPWWSVPAAGGPACGHRFPAALPRGLVLGRSDLAQYQTQIAALLHTKSPLAATARRCRRCRCPNCQAAAGSAPEAEPGKKKQHVCHVPGCGKVYGKTSHLKAHLRWHTGERPFVCNWLFCGKSFTRSDELQRHLRTHTGEKRFVCPECGKRFMRSDHLAKHVKTHQNKKLKAAADGVKREEPRDP from the exons ATGGCCGCGGTGGCCGTGCTCCGCAACGACTCCCTCCAGGCGTTCCTGCAG GATCGCACCCCCAGCGCCTCCCCGGACCCGGCCAAGCGCTCGCCGCTGGCTCTGCTGGCCGCCACCTGCAGCCGCATCGGACAGCCCGGCGCCGCGCCCTCGGAGTTCCTGCAGGTCTCCTACGACCCGACGCTGGGATCCCCGTCCAGGATCTTCCACCCGTGGAGCGGCGAGATGCCGGCGCACTCCCCGGgggcgctgccgccgccgcaCCCCAGCCTGGGGCTGACCCCGCAGAAGAACCACCTGCAGCCGCCCTTCGGGGGCGCGCACGAACTGCCCCTCACGCCCCCCGCCGACCCCTCCTACCCGTACGAGTTCTCCCCGGTGAAGATGCTGCCCTCCCCCGTGGCCGCCCTGCCCTCGGGCtgcccgccccccgccgcctaCGTCCCGTACGCCGCGCAGGCCGCGCTGCCGCCCGGCTACTCCAAcctgctgccgccgccgccgcccgcgcaGCCCTGCCGGCAGCTCTCGCCCAACCCGCCGCCCGAGGACGTGCCCTGGTGGAGCGTCCCCGCGGCGGGCGGCCCGGCCTGCGGGCACCGCTTCCCGGCGGCGCTGCCGCGGGGGCTCGTGCTGGGGCGCTCGGACCTGGCGCAGTACCAGACGCAGATCGCCGCCCTGCTGCACACCAAGTCTCCCCTGGCGGCCACGGCCAGGAGGTGCCGCCGCTGCCGCTGCCCCAACTGCCAGGCGGCCGCGGGCAGCGCCCCCGAGGCGGAGCCGGGCAAGAAGAAGCAGCACGTCTGCCACGTCCCCGGCTGCGGCAAGGTGTACGGCAAGACCTCGCACCTGAAGGCGCACCTGCGCTGGCACACGGGCGAGCGGCCCTTCGTCTGCAACTGGCTCTTCTGCGGCAAGAGCTTCACCCGCTCCGACGAGCTGCAGCGGCACCTGCGGACTCACACGGGCGAGAAGCGCTTCGTCTGCCCCGAGTGCGGGAAGCGCTTCATGCGCAGCGACCACCTGGCCAAGCACGTCAAGACCCACCAGAACAAGAAGCTGAAGGCGGCGGCGGACGGCGTCAAGCGGGAGGAGCCCCGCGACCCGTGA